Proteins encoded together in one Phalacrocorax carbo chromosome 18, bPhaCar2.1, whole genome shotgun sequence window:
- the SEC16A gene encoding protein transport protein Sec16A isoform X2 — MQQPPQTVPAGAAAPPPAGIARNMYWRSSSLSKRANATAAPVQPVTDPFAYGRQTPQSSPLDNLSKGNALVMQSSSPAVFPQPAVMHTSPSCVGDNPHGPPTSLSAPVSQAGINTSTFSNAPIPSPSPGYVINSTMEVHPNADLGLHGPAVPLHYNTGAAVENSFSMHPGMVSLSNKPGGRQDVSRDPNDVPSGPNATSLFPPPPQQPVSQWRPVQGNLQSPVRNFMPCPEPSSQIDVHNISQSPVSTSHPPPQTNLQQGPVHQGIPQNIMQAPLSVGCEKNGKNGSANSSHHVNSIQPGNTFRQNTETTNAWLSQPYQEQFYPQPPLQDFSFVIPTAQENNAQNQAPDMSETSNRRIPIDQDSGTLSMFFKGDEAENEEILSSEKNYIVEKTEFDACQPNSASLYHQPTHSQRVPTNVLSQAQTGTGSANEMVQKGMDVQYFPKILSQQETQAAKHSMFVSDDKARIGDASGNGGSQYENVENLECIQNQEVLPSEPQNIGASAPAAGPDLYRYGSFPGQMLPKNAVVSHAEGGPNLEAPDSLPHPVRPDSVSSNYSNISHRSASSLARPQEQVGTFIQQESGKPDEESSASFFKQIDSSPLGGDSSDLNLGKSYHGNLSQPPTPSPPKPTGVFQTSANSSFEPVRSHGVGIKPAEIDQAKMVVELRENHSNQKNIKKNTAAPAASPGNLEQPPDNLETIFMPQVHPVPLAVTGETGNMLHSGSVVENIQSVSERRSSTRAQGAVKKCDSPATTLWAHNELPNFGGNVLLAPAAPAVYVPAKQTVEVIQPPEEGLSNQQPSKPGTIAVQLSQDGNISSENLENPPKMGEEEALQSQASSGYASLLSSPPTESLQNQPILIAQPNQSYNLAQPINFSISLSNQLSSNENNQPTKDSGVGDKPAVGPQTSHAGGTISGENVPLPVMQVGSILVNALPNTNLLKHNVLQSPVNSSDTASNQPANLLMKTPLNLAPEGQKNVNMEGFVPELASKPGSNSSVSPGTNLPSGSASTLAPPVNPVVQANNSANHPNSKEEAAGALDFTVSRTLEKSSASNSVQVHNQSLSGDPVYAQQSAGSAGQVGPELHDKQRFYQQVTKDVQHQAVSDRAVQGALPAQPQMQAAQMQQLTSGQSSVPSNYQIAAGTKAMPTSQQCENQVLSNHPQAAGPQEASSAQLTRYDQMSPDKQPVSGQPSGAPASTAPSTTTSQSVMPNVQQDLQRPPLPQTPQDAFGPPQNPYYYYRHPYDAYQPPYPPPYPPPDPRTAAHLYYMEDSYGQYDPRYRHYDSTSSAYMEPGSYRYSEPERPSSRASHCSDRPSSRQGYTEDYYTKSGWSDYYPGYYPNSYDYGDQNRWERYSSAYDPRYRDPRSYDQRYWYDAEHNPYQKREAYPYGNRHDRYEDNWRYDPRFTGSFDDESEPHRDLYGDEFDRRSVHSEHSGHSLRSSRSVHSHQSSFSSRSQQSQLYRSNHDLTANTYETTAQAVSLHTDYPYGGYAANFDGQQPFTDYGYPTETGWSAVEQAPLRPSTPEKFSVPHICTRFGPGGFLIKVLPNLPSEGQPALVEIHSMETMLQHSPEQEEMRAFPGPLAKDDTHKVDVINFAQNKATQCFKNENLIDKESASLLWDFIVLLCRQNGTVVGTDLAELLLRDHKTVWLPGKSPNEANLIDFTNEALEQVEEESGEAQLSFLTDSLITTIDSLEKETERFRELLLYGRKKDALESAMKHGLWGHALLLASKMDSRTHARVMTRFANSLPINDPLQTVYQLMSGRMPAASTCCGDEKWGDWRPHLAMVLSNLTNNVDLESRTIATMGDTLASKGLLDAAHFCYLMAQVGFGVYTRKTTKLVLIGSNHSLPFFKFATNEAIQRTEAYEYAQSLGTQPGCLPNFQVFKFIYACRLAEMGLAAQAFHYCEVISRTILKDPHYYSPVLIGQLIKMSSQLRLFDPQIKEKPEQESFIEPSWLVRLRHVDGQIKEGAIAYNTDTPPPYACSTPSSELDRASQCDGAGGGRDMGPGAENPLLASLLPNMAQQMQSVQLMPSVPQAVLDGSAAMIPPGDQEAVRSVPLYSVASQPGPGFAPPGFSNPYGTEPSPLYLGSALPPGGPPQETESRSEEQTNLETGAQRISPESPSKMSFPEQREEDFYGRMANMGYGRRSRTTSESSAHSVGRERSNSAAKQPSPSPSVPVGKETKKEIKKEPAPRKTGGNWFRWLMGKGKNEAHLPDDKNKSIVWDEQKQRWVNLDEPEEESKPPPPPPTGFPKVPQAVPPGPGGPPSAPVNMFSRRAAGSRARYVDVLNPGGTKSGGAVPAPSDLFAPLAPMPIPANVFVPNSVPGEPQPMEGSGAAEHAPAANQTNADPAAAVEPEYLNPAILPPGSGLPVSNPDGSQSGELSRSSSMSSLSREVSQHFNQPAAVPPSGGPSAGTVPFYNPSQFAQSPAATGSSRLGRIGQRKYPTLK, encoded by the exons ATGCAGCAGCCTCCACAGACTGTTCCAGCAGGAGCGGCAGCTCCACCTCCTGCAGGCATCGCTCGGAACATGTACTGGAGAAGCAGCTCGCTCAGTAAACGAGCAAATGCAACAGCTGCCCCAGTGCAGCCTGTGACAGACCCTTTTGCATATGGCAGACAAACTCCACAGAGTTCCCCTTTAGATAATCTGTCCAAGGGAAATGCATTGGTTATGCAAAGTTCTTCCCCAGCGGTGTTTCCGCAGCCAGCTGTTATGCATACTTCACCGTCATGTGTAGGGGACAATCCTCACGGACCACCTACGTCTTTATCAGCTCCTGTGTCTCAAGCAGGAATAAATACCAGTACGTTTTCTAATGCTCCAATTCCTTCGCCGTCCCCAGGATATGTTATAAATAGTACTATGGAAGTGCATCCAAATGCAGATCTTGGACTCCATGGGCCTGCAGTACCTTTGCATTATAATACAGGAGCAGCAGTTGAAAATTCTTTCAGCATGCATCCTGGAATGGTGTCTCTGTCAAACAAACCTGGAGGTAGACAAGATGTTAGTAGAGATCCAAACGATGTTCCTTCAGGACCCAATGCAACATCACTCTTCCCTCCACCTCCTCAGCAGCCTGTGTCTCAGTGGAGGCCTGTTCAAGGTAACCTGCAGTCTCCAGTTCGAAATTTTATGCCCTGTCCTGAGCCGTCTTCTCAGATTGATGTTCATAACATTTCTCAGTCTCCTGTTAGCACTTCTCATCCTCCTCCACAGACGAATTTACAGCAGGGTCCTGTACACCAAGGTATTCCACAAAATATCATGCAAGCGCCTTTATCTGTTGGTTGtgaaaagaatgggaaaaaCGGCTCTGCAAATAGCAGTCATCATGTGAACAGCATCCAGCCTGGAAATACGTTTAGGCAGAACACAGAAACGACTAACGCTTGGTTAAGTCAACCGTACCAGGAACAGTTTTACCCACAGCCACCATTGCAAGACTTCAGTTTTGTCATTCCCACAGCTCAGGAAAATAACGCCCAAAACCAGGCTCCAGATATGTCTGAAACATCAAATAGACGTATTCCCATAGATCAAGATTCCGGAACTCTCTCCATGTTTTTCAAAGGGGATGaggcagaaaatgaagaaatactttcatctgaaaaaaattacatagttGAGAAAACAGAGTTTGATGCTTGTCAGCCAAATTCAGCATCCTTGTATCACCAGCCAACGCACTCTCAGCGGGTTCCAACTAATGTTCTCTCTCAGGCGCAGACTGGTACAGGTTCAGCCAATGAGATGGTACAAAAAGGAATGGATGTCCAGTACTTCCCTAAAATCCTAAGTCAGCAGGAGACACAGGCCGCTAAGCACTCTATGTTTGTTAGTGATGATAAGGCACGTATAGGGGACGCGTCTGGGAATGGTGGGTCACAGTATGAAAATGTTGAGAACCTGGAGTGCATTCAGAATCAGGAAGTGCTGCCAAGCGAACCACAGAACATCGGTGCTTCAGCCCCTGCCGCTGGTCCTGATTTGTACAGATATGGATCCTTTCCAGGTCAGATGCTTCCGAAGAATGCTGTTGTGAGCCATGCTGAAGGAGGACCAAATTTGGAGGCACCCGATTCATTACCTCATCCTGTCCGACCAGATAGTGTATCTTCAAACTATAGCAACATTAGCCATAGAAGCGCTTCGAGCTTAGCAAGACCTCAAGAGCAAGTTGGTACGTTTATTCAGCAAGAAAGTGGGAAGCCTGATGAAGAATCTTCTGCCAGCTTCTTCAAACAGATTGACTCCTCTCCTCTGGGAGGTGATTCAAGTGACCTAAACCTGGGCAAGAGCTACCATGGTAATCTATCCCAGCCTCCAACTCCAAGTCCTCCTAAGCCTACAGGAGTATTTCAGACAAGTGCAAATAGTTCTTTTGAACCTGTGAGGTCCCATGGAGTTGGTATAAAACCTGCAGAGATTGACCAAGCAAAGATGGTGGTTGAATTAAGAGAGAACCACTCAAACCAAAAGAATATAAAGAAGAATACAGCTGCGCCGGCTGCATCCCCAGGCAACCTTGAACAGCCACCAGATAACCTGGAAACTATTTTCATGCCTCAGGTACACCCAGTGCCTCTTGCAGTCACTGGTGAAACTGGAAATATGTTGCACTCTGGATCTGTTGTGGAAAACATACAATCGGTATCTGAGAGAAGGTCCTCAACAAGAGCTCAGGGAGCAGTTAAGAAGTGCGATAGCCCAGCGACAACTTTGTGGGCTCATAATGAGTTACctaattttgggggaaatgttCTTCTagcccctgctgctcctgcagtgtACGTACCTGCCAAACAAACTGTAGAAGTTATTCAGCCACCAGAAGAAGGCCTGTCTAATCAGCAGCCAAGTAAACCAGGGACTATTGCTGTGCAGCTTTCCCAGGATGGAAATATATCTTCTGAAAATCTTGAGAATCCTCCCAaaatgggagaagaggaggcacTTCAGTCTCAGGCAAGTTCTGGTTATGCAAGTTTGTTGTCTTCTCCACCTACAGAGTCTTTGCAAAATCAGCCTATCCTGATTGCTCAGCCTAATCAAAGCTATAACTTGGCTCAGccaattaatttttctatttctctaTCTAATCAGCTaagcagcaatgaaaacaatCAGCCAACGAAGGACTCTGGGGTTGGGGACAAGCCTGCAGTGGGTCCCCAAACTTCACATGCTGGTGGGAccatttctggggaaaatgtgcCATTACCTGTGATGCAAGTTGGATCTATATTAGTTAATGCACTTCCAAATACTAATCTGTTAAAACATAATGTATTACAAAGCCCTGTTAATTCCTCTGATACTGCTTCTAATCAGCCTGCAAACTTGCTTATGAAAACTCCACTTAATTTGGCTCCAGAAGGGCAAAAGAATGTTAATATGGAAGGCTTTGTTCCTGAATTGGCTAGCAAGCCAGGGTCTAACTCATCCGTTTCTCCTGGGACTAATCTCCCCAGTGGAAGTGCAAGCACACTAGCCCCCCCTGTTAATCCTGTAGTACAGGCTAATAATTCTGCAAATCATCCAAATAGCAAAGAAGAAGCTGCTGGAGCACTCGACTTCACGGTATCACGGACgttggagaaaagcagcgcaAGTAATTCTGTACAGGTGCATAATCAGTCACTTTCTGGTGATCCAGTATATGCCCAACAGTCAGCTGGTAGTGCTGGTCAGGTGGGTCCTGAGCTGCATGACAAACAACGTTTCTATCAACAGGTGACAAAAGATGTACAGCATCAGGCTGTATCAGACAGAGCTGTACAAGGAGCATTGCCAGCTCAACCACAAATGCAAGCAGCTCAAATGCAGCAACTAACATCGGGGCAGTCCTCAGTTCCTTCAAACTACCAGATTGCCGCAGGGACTAAAGCCATGCCGACATCACAGCAGTGTGAGAACCAGGTGCTGAGTAACCATCCTCAAGCCGCGGGCCCCCAAGAGGCAAGTTCAGCACAGCTGACAAGGTACGATCAGATGAGTCCTGATAAGCAACCGGTGTCTGGACAGCCGTCGGGTGCTCCAGCTTCCACAGCCCCTTCTACCACCACCAGTCAGTCTGTCATGCCAAACGTGCAACAAGACCTGCAGCGTCCACCCCTGCCTCAGACTCCTCAGGATGCCTTTGGTCCACCCCAGAACCCTTACTACTACTACAGACATCCGTACGATGCTTACCAGCCTCCATATCCACCACCTTATCCTCCTCCAGACCCCAGAACAGCAGCTCATCTTTATTACATg GAGGATAGCTACGGACAGTATGACCCACGGTACAGACACTACGATAGCACCAGCAGTGCTTATATGGAGCCTGGGAGCTATCGGTATTCTGAGCCTGAACGTCCTAGTTCTAGAGCTAGTCACTGCTCTGACAGGCCTTCTTCTAG GCAAGGGTATACTGAAGATTATTACACAAAAAGTGGATGGAGTGATTATTATCCAGGCTATTACCCAAACTCATATGATTATGGAG atcAAAATCGCTGGGAACGTTACTCATCAGCCTACGATCCCAGATACAGAGATCCTAGGAGTTATGATCAGAGGTACTGGTATGATGCTGAACACAACCCTTACCAGAAGAGAGAAGCATATCCATATGGCAACAG ACATGACCGATATGAAGATAACTGGAGATATGATCCTCGTTTTACTGGAAGTTTTGATGATGAATCTGAACCCCATAGAGATCTTTATGGTGATGAATTTGATAGACGCAGTGTCCACAGTGAGCATTCTGGTCATAGTCTCCGTAGCTCCCGCAGTGTTCACAGTCACCAGAGTAGTTTCAGCTCTCGCTCTCAACAA AGCCAGCTGTATAGAAGTAATCATGATCTAACGGCTAATACGTATGAAACTACCGCACAGGCAGTGTCGCTCCACACAGATTATCCATATGGCGGATACGCTGCTAACTTTGATGGACAACAGCCTTTTACAGATTATGGCTACCCGACTGAAACTGGATGGTCAGCTGTAGAACAAG cACCTTTAAGGCCCTCAACTCCTGAGAAattttcagtgcctcatatcTGTACTAGGTTTGGTCCTGGGGGCTTCTTAATAAAAGTGCTGCCAAACCTGCCTTCAGAAGGACAACCGGCTCTGGTTGAAATACACAGTATGGAG ACTATGTTACAGCATTCTCCAGAGCAAGAAGAGATGAGAGCGTTTCCTGGTCCTCTTGCTAA ggATGACACCCATAAAGTGGATGTTATTAATTTTGCACAAAATAAAGCTACACAGTGCTTTAAGAATGAAAATTTAATTGACAAAGAATCTGCAAGTCTGCTTTGGGACTTTATTGTACTGTTGTGCAGGCAGAATGGG ACTGTTGTGGGAACAGACTTGGCTGAACTTCTGCTCCGAGATCATAAAACAGTGTGGCTTCCTGGGAAGTCCCCTAATGAGGCAAATTTGATTGATTTCACTAATGAGGCTTTGGAACAAGTGGAAGAGGAGTCTGGTGAAGCCCAGCTCTCATTTCTCACTGATAGTCTTATAACCACAATTGACAGTCTtgagaaagagacagagagattCAGAGAGTTGCTGCTTTATGGCCGCAAGAAG GATGCTTTGGAGTCTGCCATGAAGCATGGTTTATGGGGTCATGCTCTGCTACTTGCCAGCAAAATGGACAGCAGAACACATGCAAGAGTTATGACCAG ATTTGCCAACAGTCTCCCAATTAATGACCCTCTGCAGACTGTTTACCAGCTCATGTCTGGAAGGATGCCAGCTGCATCCACG TGCTGTGGAGATGAGAAATGGGGAGACTGGAGGCCTCACCTAGCAATGGTGTTATCCAACTTGACCAACAATGTGGACTTGGAATCCAGGACCATTGCAACCATGGGAGACACTCTTG CTTCTAAAGGCCTGCTGGATGCTGCTCATTTTTGTTACCTTATGGCCCAAGTTGGTTTTGGAGTTTACACAAGGAAGACAACAAAGCTTGTCCTAATTGGATCAAATCATAG CTTGCCGTTTTTTAAGTTTGCCACCAATGAAGCCATTCAGAGAACAGAAGCCTATGAATATGCACAGTCACTAGGAACTCAGCCTGGCTGCTTGCCCAATTTCCAG GTTTTCAAATTCATCTATGCTTGCCGGCTAGCTGAAATGGGGCTTGCCGCTCAGGCTTTCCATTATTGTGAAGTGATTTCCAGAACTATCCTTAAAGATCCACATTACTATTCACCTGTACTTATTGGCCAGCTAATCAAG ATGTCATCACAACTACGCCTGTTTGACCcacagataaaagaaaaaccagaacagGAATCTTTTATTGAACCTTCATGGTTAGTAAGGCTTCGACATGTGGATGGACAGATCAAG GAGGGTGCAATAGCTTATAACACAGACACCCCACCACCGTACGCATGCAGTACACCAAGCTCTGAATTAGACCGTGCTAGTCAATGTGATGGAGCAGGAGGTGGCCGTGACATGGGTCCAGGTGCTGAAAATCCATTGTTGGCATCCTTATTACCCAATATGGCTCAACAGATGCAAAGTGTGCAGCTGATGCCTTCAG TACCTCAGGCTGTCCTTGATGGGTCAGCTGCTATGATTCCTCCTGGTGACCAGGAAGCTGTCCGAAGTGTCCCTTTGTATTCAGTGGCTTCTCAGCCAGGACCTGGCTTTGCACCTCCAGGATTTTCAAATCCATATGGAACCGAACCATCGCCACTGTATTTAGGGTCAGCATTACCACCAGGAGGGCCACCACAAGAAACTGAATCACGGTCAGAAGAGCAGACAAACCTGGAAACAG gagCGCAGAGAATTTCCCCAGAGTCTCCTTCAAAAATGTCTTTCCCTGAACAGAGAGAGGAGGATTTCTATGGCAGAATGGCTAACATG GGCTATGGGCGAAGATCACGAACGACTTCGGAGTCCTCTGCTCATTCTGTGGGGCGAGAGAGATCCAACTCTGCAGCAAAACagccctctccttctccctctgttCCTGTAGGGAAGGagactaaaaaagaaataaaaaaggagccAGCACCTAGAAAG actgGTGGAAACTGGTTTCGCTGGCTgatggggaaagggaagaatgaagctcACCTTCCAGATGACAAGAACAAATCA ATTGTTTGGGATGAACAGAAACAACGCTGGGTTAATCTGGATGAACCAGAAGAAGAG AGCAAGCCTCCACCGCCACCTCCAACAGGATTTCCTAAAGTTCCTCAGGCTGTTCCACCTGGACCTGGAGGCCCACCTAGTGCCCCTGTCAACATGTTCTCCAGAAGAGCAG ctgGAAGCAGAGCCCGTTATGTTGATGTCCTGAATCCAGGTGGAACCAAGTCAGGTGGTGCTGTTCCTGCACCATCAGACCTATTTGCTCCCTTGGCACCCATGCCGATTCCTGCGAATGTATTTGTTCCGAACTCAG TTCCAGGGGAGCCCCAGCCAATGGAAGGGAGCGGTGCAGCAGAGCACGCGCCAGCTGCAAATCAAACCAACGCAGatcctgctgcagctgttgAACCAGAG TATTTAAACCCTGCAATCCTTCCCCCTGGATCTGGACTTCCTGTTTCTAACCCTGATGGCTCCCAATCGGGCGAG CTTTCGCGCTCTAGTTCAATGAGTTCATTATCACGTGAAGTAAGCCAGCATTTTAATCAG CCTGCGGCTGTACCACCTTCGGGGGGACCTTCAGCAGGAACAGTACCGTTCTACAATCCTTCTCAATTTGCACAA TCTCCTGCAGCCACTGGAAGTTCAAGGCTGGGAAGAATTGGACAGAGGAAGTACCCAACATTGAAGTAG